Proteins found in one Plectropomus leopardus isolate mb chromosome 9, YSFRI_Pleo_2.0, whole genome shotgun sequence genomic segment:
- the LOC121948181 gene encoding thiosulfate:glutathione sulfurtransferase-like: MASQVTKDITYEELKDLLGKSQNLLLVDVRSKGEVDNGRIPGSIHIPVETVEAAFGLEAEEFKAKYGVTKPPVDTPELVFHCQIGKRGQTATNTANMLGYVNARNYTGGFKEWSEKEGK; this comes from the exons TCACTAAGGATATCACCTATGAGGAACTGAAAGATCTTCTGGGAAAAAGTCAGAATCTCCTTCTGGTTGATGTTCGGAGTAAAGGAGAAGTGGATAATGGACGAATTCCAGGATCCATTCACATCCCAG TTGAAACGGTAGAGGCTGCTTTTGGACTGGAAGCAGAAGAGTTCAAAGCCAAGTACGGAGTAACCAAGCCACCGGTGGACACGCCAGAGCTGGTGTTTCACTGCCAGATAGGAAAGCGAGGCCAAACTGCCACGAACACAGCTAACATGCTTGGATATGTGAA CGCACGTAACTACACTGGAGGATTCAAGGAGTGGTCTGAGAAAGAGGGAAAGTGA